Part of the Methanofollis sp. genome, GGACGATCATCTGCTGGATCGGATAGGCATAGATATAGACGCCATAACTGAAGTCGCCGCGATTCCCGAACCTGTTCAGGGCCGGAACACCCAGATGGGCGACGGCGAGGACGATGTACGGCACGGCAACGAAGGCAAGAAAAAGAACGTACGGCGTCTGTGATGCCGCGACAAGGACGACAGCGAGGACGGCCGCGGTCGCGGGGTCATAACGGTGGTCCCTGTGGTGGACGGCGAGGTAGGCGCCGATGAGGAAGTAGAGGGTGAACCGCACCTTCGCAAGGCCGGGATCCCCGGACACCGCCATCCAGATAGCGACGTCGATGGCTATCAGGGAGAGGAGGATGTCCTTTCTCCGCAGGAGACCGGCGACCCCGAGGAGTGCGACGAGGATGTACATCACGAACTCCACCGGGATCGTCCAGAGGGATGCGTTCACGAAGGTGACCGGGTTTGACTGGAAGAGTCCGAGGGCCGACCCGTTCCAGACAGCATCGAAAGACGCGAGAGTGAAGGGGGAGAAAAGCGTCATGAAATAGTCGGCGAGAGGGAGGGTCGTCGCGACCGGACCGATGAGAAGAAACGTGAAGACCAGGGCCGGCACCAGCGCGGGAAAGACCCGGAGGAACCTTTTCCAGAAGAACCGCTTCACGTCGGGTTGTGCCATCCAGCTCTGCGGGATAAGATACCCGCTGATCACAAAAAGACTCGCGAGGGCGGCCTGCCCGACCAGCACCGCCGGAGAATTGCCCGGTATCGCCCCATACCCGATCAGGAGGGCATAGGCATGGGAGACGATGATGACCAGGGCCGCGGAGAGACGGAGAAAGTCGAAGTTGTTTGCATGCCGGCGGGAGGTCTCCACACCAGCGAATAGGCACCGCGGTATATAGTCCTGCCCATCAGGCAACCGGCGCCGGCGCGAATGCGGCGGGGAGCATTCCCGGCCCCTGATCCCTGGCCCGGAAGAAGGGAACCTTTATGTGCTTCTGCTCTTACTGAAGCTTTACATGATCAAGGTCGCAATCAACGGATTCGGCACTATCGGCAAGAGAGTCGCCGATGCGGTCGCCGCTCAGCCAGATATGGAGGTCGTGGGAGTCTCCAAGACCCGGCCCAGCGCCGAGGCCTACATCGCGAACCAGCGCGGCTACCCCCTGTACATCGCGGAGATCAACAAGCGCAAGGCCTTCGAGGACGCCGGCATCGAGGTCGCAGGCGACGTCACCGAGATGATCAAGCACGCGGACATCGTCGTGGACGCCACACCGGGCGGCGTCGGCGTGAAGAACAAGAAACTCTACGAACTCTACGGCGTCAAGGCCCTCTGGCAGGGCGGCGAGGACCACGGGGTTGCGGGCTTCTCCTTCTGCTCCAGTTGCAACTATAATGAGGCGAAGAACCGTCAGTTTGTACGGGTCGTCTCCTGCAATACCACCGGCCTCTGTCGGATCATCCAGGCCATGGACGAGAAGTTCGGGGTAGAGAGGGTGCGGGCGACGATGGTCCGCCGCGGTTCCGACCCCGGCGAGGTGAAGAAAGGGCCTGTAGACGCAATCGTCCTCAACCCCGTCGAGATCCCGAGCCACCACGGCCCCGACGTCCAGACCGTCCTCCCACAGATCGACATCACCACGATGGCGATGATCGTGCCGACGACCTTCATGCACATGCACGCCGTCCAGATGGACCTCAGGAGCGATGCGACCCGCGAGGAGGTCATTGAGATCATCGAGAAGCACCCCCGTCTGGGGCTTGTGCGCAAGGGCACAGGGATCACGAGCACCGCGGAGCTGAAGGAGTTCGCGCAGGACATGGGAAGGAGGCGCGCCGACCTCTACGAGAACTGCATCTTCGCAGAGTCCATTGGATTCGTCGGCCGCGAACTCTTCCTCTTCCAGGCGATCCACCA contains:
- a CDS encoding acyltransferase, which codes for METSRRHANNFDFLRLSAALVIIVSHAYALLIGYGAIPGNSPAVLVGQAALASLFVISGYLIPQSWMAQPDVKRFFWKRFLRVFPALVPALVFTFLLIGPVATTLPLADYFMTLFSPFTLASFDAVWNGSALGLFQSNPVTFVNASLWTIPVEFVMYILVALLGVAGLLRRKDILLSLIAIDVAIWMAVSGDPGLAKVRFTLYFLIGAYLAVHHRDHRYDPATAAVLAVVLVAASQTPYVLFLAFVAVPYIVLAVAHLGVPALNRFGNRGDFSYGVYIYAYPIQQMIV
- a CDS encoding type II glyceraldehyde-3-phosphate dehydrogenase translates to MIKVAINGFGTIGKRVADAVAAQPDMEVVGVSKTRPSAEAYIANQRGYPLYIAEINKRKAFEDAGIEVAGDVTEMIKHADIVVDATPGGVGVKNKKLYELYGVKALWQGGEDHGVAGFSFCSSCNYNEAKNRQFVRVVSCNTTGLCRIIQAMDEKFGVERVRATMVRRGSDPGEVKKGPVDAIVLNPVEIPSHHGPDVQTVLPQIDITTMAMIVPTTFMHMHAVQMDLRSDATREEVIEIIEKHPRLGLVRKGTGITSTAELKEFAQDMGRRRADLYENCIFAESIGFVGRELFLFQAIHQEADVVVENVDAIRAMMNGADDAATSIAMTNRALGFTAI